GTCCATGAATAGATCCATATAATCCAAATCCCACTATGGAAATTCTTCTGTTAACTGTGAACCTTGTAAGACACAAGCCAAGAAAGGAATTTAAACAGCTCTGGTGGATGTGTAACCTTACTCCCAgtcaagcaggaaaaaaactctcACTGAAGAGCAGTGAAGTAAACTGACAGTggtgttgcattttttttgaTAACACTTTTTATATAGATTTCAATGCTAAGAAAAATGCTTTGTCAGCTTTATAGGTTAAAGCTTTGCTAATCCCCTGAGATATTCAGCATCACTAAACAAAACATAATAAGATTCATTTCAATatctctaaaataaaaacagatcaAGACTTGGTATTTCAGAAAGGAATATACAGACAATGCCCAATCATTCTAGAATGCACCCAATCCTCCCAAACCTCATTCTTTGCCCTTTGTATTTCATGTATGCAACAGcctgttatttaaaaaagagaaaaagatcaAACGTGCAACAGAACCTGCATGTTTGCCACTGTATCTTATGCCAAAAAGTCAAAGTTGAGTGATTTGTTCCCTTTCTACCCACACTTCTCTGTCTCTCCTTCAAATAATCTCAAAAGTCATACCTAATCCGATCACTTGTTCCACTGTAGCCCCAGCGACTCTCCACTTGCTGGAACCTGTTAATGCTGCATTCTTTTCCTCTAAGGCAACATCTTGGTCGGTCAATATAATCTACTTTAGGTTTAGGATTTACagtaaaatgaagaaagagaTTTACTACTTCCCGATCTGACAAGATTCCAGATTGAGCAGGGcctgtggaaaaaagaaaaaaattctaagatGATTTGAAGGATTACTCCAGCTGTGGTATTTAAACCACACATATTCACAAACTGAAGACAACAACAGTATTTTCCAATGGCCAGAGTGTAATCTGCAGaatgttttgctttcatttgtgcATCACAACCcttattagtataatattaaTAACAGAATCAAGTGTTAAGCATCTAAACACAGGTGAACAGCACAGAGATATGGTCTAACAGTAAGATAAAGAACTCCAAAACTCACCTGCTGCAAACTCTTCAATAGTCATTAATGGAAAACGGATCAAGGAAAGAGCTCTTCCAAGGACTTTTTGTTTGTTCCCGAATGTTGGAGGCAATTGTTGTCTTTGACATTCCGCTTCTGCCCAGCGAACAACAGCTCCAAAGAGCCGACTTTCTCGAATACTAAGGGTATCCCTTTCCAGAACTGCACATAACGTGTCTAAAGAATAAAAAGGTAGCAGATTTAGATCAGTTTTCATTCAAATCAATGTGTAGCTATAAAGCGCTACACATTATGTAACCTTAAAATACTAAGTACACATTAAGAACATTCACAATAAGACAAAGATTACTATCTTTGTCTTATTATCATacattatatgtatatatattatacatcATTTATcttatggaaaaagaaatctctcaATGATGCACAGACTTcaaactaaaaattaattttcctgctATGAAGACAGCATATGATCTATCTTCTTGATTCCTAGAGAGTGTAACCTATACCTCTATATAACCTATGTTGTGATAACCAATATTCTGAAGAATTTCCATTGCTAGGGCAAGATCAAAACTGGAAGTGACCAAGTAGTGAGTGCATACTACTCAAAAATCAAGTTATTCATGATGACACTGTCATATTCTCATCTGCATAGCCATCTGCCCATCTGGATCAACCCTGGACACCAAAAGCAGTGCACACAAAACCAGTTGAAAGGTATATGAAAGTGATCTTAAGCATTGATGTATTTGCCATCCACAATGCTTGAACGTGAACACAGGATCTGAGGCAAGGTACTCTCACGTGTTTTACAGAAGCAACTTCTCCTGTGTGTATTACTCATTCTGGCCTTTTATGAATAACATGTATGCACAAGTTATCGTGGAACAcaagtccaaaaaaaaaagtgttttcataTCTGTCTTTGGGAATGTTTGTCTGCCTTAATTTAAGCAGGGCATGTTTGCAGTCATACAAAATATCATATTAGAAAGTCAAAACAGATAGAGAATTATCAAGAGTAGAGATGAACACTCACAGTTTAGGCACAAATTTTACTGAACATGAGTTAacaatgattttaaaatttctttaaacaGCTGGAACACCTTCCTTCAGTCTGAATTTTTCCCACAATGTAGCTGAGTTGGAGTAAAATCTTAAGACACATATAGTAGCAATGAAATTAAGTAAGCAAATTTAACAACTGCTAGCTTTTCATAGGATATTAAACATAGAAATCAGCAGTTTATgtacttattttttaaagcagatttcATCGATTGTACCTAATCTGTACAACTCTAAATAGAGAAATAAATGCAGGTGTGGATCCCTCAGGGATGAGGCACAACACTCAGCAAGTGAAAGCTTTGTCTGTAATGAAAAGTGTGGTGTTACCACTGTGGGAGCCTTGAGACACCAACACTAATCAAATGGATATCCAGTGCAGTGGAACCCTGCTCAGGAGTGAAGCTCAAAGGAAAGCACTGCAGGGGTGGATAGCCAAGAAGGGAAGAAGTGCCTGGGACTCTGCACACTCAGAtgggggagggaactggggtgcTGTAATTTCACACTTACCTATATCGATGTCAGTAAAGCCTTCTGCACTTATGGCATCCATAGTACTTTTGTCTATTGTGTCAAGACACAGACTAGCAAGCTGAGGTTCATCAAACAAACGAGCCTAAAACggtaaagaaatacattttaagcaTAAAGTTGACAAAGCACTCATCTTAAAAATCAGGCATTTTTACTCTAGTACAGACCTAAATCAAAATAGCTGGATTTGTCTAAGTACTCTTTGTGTTTATACCTTAAAGAGGACTTAAATTTTCTAGGGAGTACATACTTAAGGAGAATTAGTCATTTCCCTTCACAAACTGATTTTCCTAGCAAATCAAAACTAAGCTTAAATGTACCTACTTGAGTAAGCAGCATAAAGGCATTGTCTGCTCGGAGATGCTTTGTTAGAAAATCCACACAGTGTGCTTCCAGCGCTGGGACCGCATACTTTTTAGCAGTGTATAAAGTAGTCATGACTGTTTCTGGACCAATTTGAACTTCATCCGAATAAAGAAACCTACAAATCAATACACAAATACAGATCATAAAAACGTATCTTGAGAGGGGCTGTCAAAGACAAGTCTCTTTGCATTTACAAAACAGGCCAAAGATTTGCACTGTGAACATGCAAATGAACATGCACTGTGAACATACAAATGAAAAAGGTAAGTTAAAGGGTTGAAGGAAGAATATTAAGTTAACCTAATGGCatacatttgttttaaatatgtattacTCCCTGAGGCTGATCCGGCTGTACTAGTTATACATAGCTATCCAACTGTAAACAacagctgagctgcagaatTACTTAACACACGAATGCAGCTCTCTGGATTCATCAGGAGGAGCTGTATTTCTAAATATCAATGCACAACCCTCTATGGCTGTATTACTGAACCTAATTTACTGACAGTGCACACTGGCTTCCCCCCGTGAGGGGAACAGTGTCAAGGGCTTATACTGTGAGAACATCCTATATTGAAGTTACTGCTCTGTCACATtcagaggagagcagagcagatgaCCTTGACTCTTCTATTCCTGCCACAGCAAAACTCTCTGGCTTGTCTCCACTGCTTGAGGCTAGAGGATTGGTTATGATTTTAGCATAAGCTGTCAACCAAAAGATAGAAGTCTCCAccaatatcaggaaaaaaatgctgtttcctGAGCAGTTGTTACTTGAGACTAGACaagataagatttatttttaggttCTGTATGGAAaatatgactttttaaaaataacttttcctaCAGGTGAcatttaaagataattttagCAGTATTTCATCAGCTTTTCAGATAACAATCAAGAATAGTCTGCGatttacaaaaatacatttgtcCCCAACACATAGATGATTAAACATAATAAAGCAGAGCACATTAGCAAATGCAGGAATTCCAGAACAAAGACCAAGCCTTTCTTTAGTATTTCTTAGTATTTGTTGTTCAGAACCTCCCAGAAATGAAAGGCACACAGAGACAGAAGGTGTGTTTAGAAGAGGTTTTAAATGTAACAATAAGCAGTTTGTATTCAACAGAAACTTGTGAAAGTAAGACTCATTAAACTTGCTTGCAACATGGAGAGATCGAGATAATTGAAACCTGGAATTTAAGTTTAAACTGAAGTTCTTCACTGTTTATATTTCTTATATTCCAAGAAAACTAATTCTTGGTAGTTGCTAACACACAAGTAAATACGGTATTCAGCACTAAATTTTCTGCCACATACAGGTACACATCTAGCATTACAATACTCCAATCTACTTAAACAGCCAGCTTGCACATCATTTTGGAGATGTGAATGATGCTCTAGATTAACTTTTTAAACTGGATTTACATCAAACAGTTTTTaggaaaaatgaatttaattaaatgctaactttttttttaagcaaaagttTCATACAGTTCCTTTAGAATCAAATTATGAAAGCTATGAACTATTTATTACGTGTTGATGAAAATGATGGGCTGACTTGCTAGGCTTAATTGCTGACAAATTTACTTCTATGAAACTGAGATCTCATAGGTACAGTTTTGCATACCAAATTGACAAGTTGTGCATTAATGCACTGGAACAGTACATTTAGATTTTGGATTTAAGATtctaaaaaatcagtttaaaatgCCCTAAGCTTCCTTGTATGACTTCATAGGAGCTTGGAGTCCAAAGCCCATACGAGTTGAATATTAACCGgctgtaaaaacaaacaaacaaacaaaaaccaaccaaacaaaacaacaaaccaataTTGCCATGCAACCTACAGTATAACTTttatctaattaaaaaaatatcccaaTTTGGTTTGGGAACatgattttgattttatttcttaagtGAATCCAATCTGAAGCCAACGAAGTGACACATCAGAGGAGCTTTTCTGGCTTGTGTTTCACTTTCTGCTATAGCTTGCAGAGAATCAGGGTGCAGTTCTAGGTGTGTCTTCCCTCTCAAAATCCCCCTGCTCATGTGTGCCAAGAGCTCTGTCTCTGTGCTAACTCTCCCATTTGTGGCACGCCTGGACTAGCACACCTTTGTGTTTAGATCAGTGTTCCTCCTACACTTGACTCGGTGGGACCCAAGTTcacttttcttcccccttcccttctctcctctccttcccttccagaGAGTCACAGAAACAACCTGCTCTTTAGATACTAATCTTATTGTCATCCAGCATGGAGGGACGGGGAGGTGGGGGTTTGTATGTGCAGAGTGAAAGAATGTTTTTAGCGACAAGTAACCAGAACAAACAATTTCTCCAAGTGACAACCCAATCATTCCCTTCACAGCCTCTCATACATTTTATGGTACTTTCCTTTACTCTCAGGTTAGCACTTCCTTCTCCCCTAGTCTAAACATCCTCCCAACAGCTGAAATGTTTTCACCATTATAAAAGCACACAGgaatctttttttccagttagtCATGATTATCCCTCTATTTACTGATTGCCAAAGTCCTCTACAAAGACGTTTAGAAGACAGAGTGCTAATTTGTGCCATGTCATCACTTTCCTTTATACTGTGATGAAAGGACAAGTTAACTTACTGTAAAATGtgaatgaaatttaaaaataatcttattaaaaacaacaaaatgaaatcCTAAAGCAGAATCCTACTGAGACAACTCTAATTTTCTTGATCATTGCTATTCAATTTGTAGttagaaacattaaaaaaaaaagctgtttcattGGGAAACAGATTCAAACTTCATGACTTTGATACTATTTCAGCTCCTAAGGATTCAGCTGTCAAACTACTGAAGTTTTTCcatcaaaaaaatattttcctttaatttacaAGTAGCATTTGTCAGTAGATCTTTATGAAACACATCAGCTACAGACAAGACCTAACAAATTACAtgagtaaataaaatagaaatgagCTGTGGAACATTAAATAATTAGTAAATTATCCCTAAGAAGTTTTGACTTATTTAAATGCTTCCTTTACCTGCTGTTCATTTGCTATGTGTATTCAAAGATCCTGACTTAATTTCTAGCCTCAAATTGGTCTTTGCAAACATTAAAGAAATGTCCTATAAAAGGTAACCATCATTATCTGACAAATTTACTAATGATAGATACAACAGGCCAACAGTCCAAGGTATCAATCTTGCCTCTTTCAGTCaacaccagggaaaaaaaattcaggttGTCATATAGTTGGTACACTTCAGAAACAGTGTTTAGGAGCATGGAAAAAGTCCAGTCCTCGTGTGTATTGAAGTTCTCCTTAGGTATGTTTTTAACAAGGTATTGCAATGGGTATTTATGTTGATATAACCTCAAAAACTATACATAACTTGGAAGAACTTCCTAAAGAGCTGTCACAGACACTAAACCTGAGATGTTTCAACAGTTTATCAGTCTGGTGATATTTAGACAAGATACAAGCATAATCAGTTTACTGACGTAAATCCCCTGGCCATCACATACTAGCAGCTCTACCAACACAAGCTTTTGTTTGCTTCTAACAACATATCTTCATTCACTTCTACAGTTTTTAAATACCATCCTTCTTATCTTTACTTAGAAATCTCCCgtttctgtgtttctatttATATCCAGATAAACTACTCTCATATTCGCTTTTCACTGTccagcatttttttctacatataTATAAAGGCTATGTGTGCTTTTCATGACACTTTGTGTGATTTACTTTTAACCTTTGAAACCAACTCGCTTGAAAGACACTTCCCACTACCTCTCACTCCTCTGCACAAACTCTCCACCTCGTCACCCTCCTAAAAATCCACAAAATACAGTTCATTTGCTAATGACAAaagagacactgctgctgcaagggggtttgttgggttttatttaaatcagttgCTTCAACTCCTATGCCCACAATTACCAAAAGGACTAGGTGACTCTTCTTCTCACTTTTCTTATCTGCTAGGCctcaaaacaaaaggaaagttGCCAAGACTTTGGAGTTTTTCCCATTACAGAAAGTTTTGAGACACTACATATTTATTTCCAGGCAATAACATTACTTGTTTCCCAGATGCTTATTCCGGAGAATTGTTTCATACATTTTAGAGGTTTTGCCTAGAAGAGTGGTTTCTTTGATAAAAACTTTCAGGTTAAGCAGTTCAGTCATACTACCATGCCACAGCCTAAGGTACAAAGAAACTATCAGTAATTCTATGAACACCATAAATTTTATTTACCACTACACTGAGTGAAAAGAAAGGGTAAGATAAACTCATCAGCTTTGTGAGCATGACAAGTAGCAGATCCTACTCTGCCCAAATTAGAAATCACTAACccattttacatattttttgccATCACTGCACTCACAGTCTCACACTTGGGTGGTTTGTGGCTAAAAATCAGCTAGTTACTGCCTTCTGCTGCATGTTCCCTCTCCACTGAGGAGTAACTGAAATAAGTATGATTACAATGGGTGTTACTATGGTAAAAAGATATAACAATGTATTACCATCACAGACAAAGAAAAGTGAACAATAAGATGAGAAAGATTTCAAATAAGtatcaaatgaaattaaatgcttGTTACCTCAGCCTCTGTCCCTTATTACCTATTATTAGAAGATGGATGGATAGTTACAACATCAAGGGGACCCACTAATTCCCAccattttactttaaaaaccaaaacacggAACCCAAAAGCCCAGCCAGACACCCACCAAACGTTTCCCTAAAGGGACAGCCAGCTGCCATAGAATTAGGGCACTTCTcttgggaaaaggagaaagagcaaGAAGGAACCAAAACactttggttttggtggggCGGTGTGACCTTGCGTGCCAGCCCACAAGGTGGTTCCGCGCCTTCCCAGCATCTCCCTCCACGGACGGGCACCGGGAAAAGGATGGGAACAGGATCCGGGAGAGGCCGCGGAGCGAGGAAATGACACCAGCGGCCGagcggggccgccgggcagaGCCGGCCCGGAGCGCCCTCGgtgcccgcccgcccccgctGACCTGAGCAGCGCCAGGAAGGCGGCGGGCTCCACGTCGGGCAGCTCGATCTCGGCCGAGGTGGTGGCCATGCCGCCGTTGAACATCGCGTCGAACACGGCGCTCCCGGCCGCCAGCACGAACCGGTGGGCGGGGATGCGCTGCTGGCCGGGCCCGGGGggcgccgccccgccgccgccgccgcgggcgCTGCCCTTGCCCACCACGAAGTGCACGTCGCTGAGCAGCTCGTTGGAGAAGAGGAAGGCGAAGCGCTCCCGCAGCGAGCCCTTGGTGGCCTGCCAGTTGTAGAGCGGCTCCCGCTGCAGCACCGCGCCGgcctcggcggcggcggcaACAGCGGCGGTGGTGGCGGGGGGCGTCTCCGCGGGCGCCCCGGGGCCGCCACCCGCGGCCGCCATCGCCGCCCTcggggccgcgccgcgccgggccgggccgggcgctcCCTCCGCGCCCCGCCCCCGcgtccccgccccgccccgcgcacgCGCCGCGGGCCGCGCAGGCCCCCTGGGCCCGGGCCGGAGGGAGCAGGCGGTGTCCCGGGGGGTGTGTTAGCCGGGATGTGTCACCCGGGATGTGTCACCCGGGATGTGTCACCCGGGATGTGTCACCCGACGGGTCCGTCAGGGCGGCCGGTGCCGCGCGAATGCGCGTCCGGTGCGGCGGGGAGGGGACAGCGCGCAGGGCGCTGCGGCAGCCGCGGGGGTTGATAGCGTTACCTGGGGGAGCGGGTAAATGTTGCGGCGATTGCACGTGAAATGCAAATCCATTTCTTATAATGCCCTATTCCTTGCCGTAACGGAGTTAGCCTGTTGTAACTACTTCTGAAGCAATGCTGAAACAGCGGTTGGCACATACGCGTTACAGTCCTTACACAAGTACAGTGTGTCTCGACATTCAGTGTTTTGAacttctgaagagaaaaaccgAAGCAGAAGAGGCATCAGGGGGCCAGTGTGGGCTTGTGCCTCACGCAGCAGTCACCCCGTGTCACGTCCTTGGAACAGGCGATGTAGTGTGGTTAATTCGCTTGAATTACCGAGCGAAATGGGATTGGGTTTAGTGTGCTATCGTGGTGGCTTTtaggaaagaaaggggaaaggaataaaaagtgTTGGAGTTTTCCCAGTCCTGTCAAACCGCTGTCAGTCGAGCACCGAGGCGGACCCTTTTGCCatctgctggggctgtgctgtaAGGACAGCGGCGATTTCCATCGCGGGGCTGAGGGCTGTTTGTCATAGCTCCTGAGTTGTCAGCATTTATGGAAGCGTGTGGCTAAAAGAGGAATAGAACATGTCACCGCTCTGCATTCAGGTTTATAATTAGGACAAAACTGAGACCAAGCAAATGCGGTCTGTTTCGCAGAACAAGTTTTAGAGAACCTTAAGCGAGGTGGAAGCAATTCCAGCAGGGTAAACTATAGTGGGAAAGGGCACAAGAAGATACAGTGTACCAACCAGAAAGCAGCAACTAGCTTTGCACAGAggctatatttaaaaataaaatcatgctGCTGACTGAGAAGAATGAAGGTGTCATCTTTGCGCTTTTCTTGTCCCAAGGTGGGCAAagaagggaaagcaggagagCCCCACATTGCCTTGATAGCTTAGGGACAGAGATTTGAAACAGTGATGTGATGCCATGGACGCAAATTGATAATTTTCTGAGGGCATTTTTTGCAGTCATGGGGTGATCTGGATAATAATGAGAATTTCTGTGATTGCTGTCTTTTTGCTTTTACCTTTCTGTGCTTGCTCACAAGTTAATCTGTCAGCTGAGAGCCAACAGCCATGACTGCTCCGCCTAGATTGAACCCCATTTGCAAAAAGTCAACCTATTGCCAGTAACACACTAGAGAAAGTTAACAAGAATTGTAAAGGAttaaggaaaaagggaaatgtaCACCAAAGAACTAAAAGGAGGATGCCTGGGGCAGACAAAGTATGTAGGACAGCGTCAGGGATGATAAGAAGGCAATGATAATAAGGGATCATAAGAAGGCAAAGCTATGCAAAATAGGGAAAAATGGAAAGGCCTGTGAGATGGGCTGAGACAGAAagctgagagagaaaatgaggggaaagaaggagaaataaaatgaaagaaaccaaaagtctaaaaaaaacccccaaaaaaccaaaaaaacaagaaGGGAGACAAAGGAAAGGAGACAAAGGAGAAATGTGACCTGGATGCCCATCAGTGCTGTTCAGCTAAGTGCCAAATGCACAAATTTAAACAGTTTTGAAAGAGAACATACTTCCTTTTGaacatatttctttttgaaactgGGTTTTTCTGTGTGTAGACAACAACCCTCAGACATCTGTTTCACCTTGTAATCTTTGTGCTagcttcctttaaaaaaaaaaaaatcagccagcTTTTCTTTGGCATTCTCAGTGGGTGGATCATAGCCATTTTTAAATGTGATGTCATTGTATTTGCCAGTCCAGATCAGAAATAATATACAATGCTTTTCCCAAAAGGGCTACACATGAATGTCACTAAATTGCCATCCCCTGTGTGTTCAGGTTTTGTCCAGGAAATATAGCAGAAGTTAGtatagagaaaaatatttatataacatAAGCAGTTCaagaagaacttttttttttatctcatgTGTCACAATGGTTACAAATAAAGGGCTGTAGACAAAAGTTCAACAGTATTATATTATATAGCTGTGAAGGTTGTCCTGATCTCTAGCCAGCAAAACAGAAGGTTAGGGTGTGTCTGCAGTTTTGAGCAGCTAATTTTCAAGATCTGCATAAAGGCCTGAGCAAGCCTGTGCTGACCTGgtgcctttttttctgtggaaatcCATGAAGAAAGTACTCTCCAAGTTTTGAGGTTCCTTTACCTGTCAGCAGGGAGACAGAGGGTGGGTTTACATGTACTGAAGAAGAACTAGAGAATGCTGTAATCAAACTGCAGGGATTTCTGAGATACCTATGATGCCAGGGATGTCCCGGAGACACAGGAGTGCCTGCCCAGTGGCCCTGGCCTTCCCTGCCCCTGAAACGGGGCCAGTTCTGTCAGAGCCATCAGAAGGGTTTAGGTTACTAAGGGTATTGTTTTCAATCATTTGTTCCTGAAATGATTTGaattctcctccctttccttcttttccctgcaTGAACTCAGCTTTGTGTATGTTCTAGGGAGCTGTTTGTTGTTATGATCAGAGGTTTTGAGTTGGCACATATTTTTACAGTGATTAGCAATTGTTCTCATAAGTGGTTAGCATcctttctctgcttcaggaGGGAAGAGAATAATTCAGAGTAAGTCACAGATTTGTTTCTGATTAAGCTTCCTGGTTGGGGCCATTTGATGacatcttttcctttctatgCTGAATTAGATTCTTAAAATCTCCTACATCTGATCCATGCCATTGCTGTGAATGACAGACATGCATATTACTGTTCCCATCACTGAATTATAGTTGCCCAAATGTGTAATTTTTAATAACTATGGTTAATAACAACTACAATAACAATGTTAtttctttgggatttttcttgtgattattattgttttcttctgtctggTTTGCATTTGCCTGTACTGTCGTGATGTGGGGTCTGCAGGTAACAGACCCAGTTTTGGAGCATTGAATCCATGTATACACAGAAAACAGTCTTAGATCTGAGGAACACTAAGGGCGGGGATTAAGTCTTATGTCTTGTAAAGTGATAAtataattcttaaaaaaagcCATAATAAGAGCaattgttttttctctgttataAATTCACTTGTATTCTAAAACTGACTATAAGGAGCATGCAACTTTCTCcgaattttttttaattcataattCTTTGCCCTATCATTTCTGCAAGTAATTCTTGTATCTGAGCATTTTATTGCTCATTTTCAGCTGTGCTGGTTAGTTGTCCTGGAGTATGAAGGTCATGTTTCTTGTGCCCTCAATTATATTGATatacttttctgatttttagcAATAATActaataatttcaaatttaatttctccTAATACATTGTAATTATTTGTAGTTAACAGTTCAATTTCCACACAATTAACAAGATTCTTAATGGAAGTCACACTTACCATTTGCAGTTTAAGACAAATAGTATGATTGACATGCTCTCTTTCACTATCATGCCTGTTAATTTTACTCTGACACgtcttttttcctcctaagaTTATTGGTTGGTGAATACAGGCTGTAGCACAAAAGTCAGCTCTGTTTTTAAAGTAGTGATATCCAATTTGTAAATGATATGAACACTAATCACTAAAATTCCCCTTTGAGTGCTTctttggtgctgtgactgctgCTGGCGAATCCCCCCAGATCCGCAGCAGATCATTAGTACGTGGCCTCCTGACCCCCAGTGCATACCACATGAGCTCCATTATGTTGCCTCTGGTGCACCAGGCAGTCTGAGATGTACAATACACCATCATTTATTACATCTTGTATCCTCGACTAAcaagaaattcagaaataaaatggatTGGC
The DNA window shown above is from Pseudopipra pipra isolate bDixPip1 chromosome 12, bDixPip1.hap1, whole genome shotgun sequence and carries:
- the BTBD1 gene encoding BTB/POZ domain-containing protein 1, encoding MAAAGGGPGAPAETPPATTAAVAAAAEAGAVLQREPLYNWQATKGSLRERFAFLFSNELLSDVHFVVGKGSARGGGGGAAPPGPGQQRIPAHRFVLAAGSAVFDAMFNGGMATTSAEIELPDVEPAAFLALLRFLYSDEVQIGPETVMTTLYTAKKYAVPALEAHCVDFLTKHLRADNAFMLLTQARLFDEPQLASLCLDTIDKSTMDAISAEGFTDIDIDTLCAVLERDTLSIRESRLFGAVVRWAEAECQRQQLPPTFGNKQKVLGRALSLIRFPLMTIEEFAAGPAQSGILSDREVVNLFLHFTVNPKPKVDYIDRPRCCLRGKECSINRFQQVESRWGYSGTSDRIRFTVNRRISIVGFGLYGSIHGPTDYQVNIQIIDYEKNQTLGQNDTGFSCDGTASTFRVMFKEPIEILPTVCYTACATLKGPDSHYGTKGLKKVIHESPTASKTCFVFYSSPGQRSRQGLRGRGRRGGTGGGGGRRLREGGGARQARRPLQRRHRVVNHVTKW